Proteins encoded within one genomic window of Panicum virgatum strain AP13 chromosome 1N, P.virgatum_v5, whole genome shotgun sequence:
- the LOC120656267 gene encoding 60S ribosomal protein L6-3-like, with translation MAPSSKLSQGIKRASRSHAYHRRGLWAIKAKHGGSFPKAEKPAAAAEPKFYPADDVKPRVPSTRKPKPTKLRSTITPGTVLILLAGRFMGKRVVFLKQLKSGLLLISGPFKINGVPIRRVNQTYVIATSTKVDISGVDAAKFDDKYFAREKKQKAKKTEGELFETEKEASKSLPDFKKDDQKAVDAALIKAIEAVPDLKTYLGARFSLRDGDKPHEMVF, from the exons ATGGCGCCGTCGTCGAAGCTGTCGCAGGGAATCAAGCGGGCGTCCCGGTCGCACGCGTACCACCGCCGGGGGCTGTGGGCCATCAAGGCCAAGCACGGCGGCTCGTTCCCCAAGGCCGagaagcccgccgccgccgcggagcccaaGTTCTACCCTGCCGACGATGTCAAGCCCCGCGTTCCCAGCACCCGCAAGCCTAAGCCTACCAAACTCAG GTCCACCATCACCCCCGGGACGGTGCTGATCCTGCTCGCTGGGCGCTTCATGGGCAAGAGAGTGGTGTTCCTCAAGCAGCTCAAGtccggcctcctcctcatctctG GGCCTTTCAAGATCAATGGAGTACCGATCCGCCGTGTGAACCAGACCTACGTCATTGCTACATCCACCAAGGTCGACATCTCTGGTGTTGATGCTGCGAAGTTTGATGACAAGTACTTTGCCCGGGAAAAGAAGCAGAAGGCGAAAAAGACTGAGGGCGAGCTTTTTGAGACAGAGAAGGAG GCGTCAAAGTCTCTGCCTGACTTCAAGAAGGATGACCAGAAGGCTGTGGATGCTGCTCTGATCAAGGCTATTGAGGCTGTCCCAGACCTGAAAACCTACCTTGGTGCCCGGTTCTCTCTCAGGGATGGTGACAAGCCCCATGAGATGGTCTTCTAA
- the LOC120656266 gene encoding ribosome biogenesis protein BRX1 homolog 1-like, with protein MAKKRKRTDAPAEAAGAEKPDDSAPERPPRTLFGFKDPAPDAEPASAVAAAPFRNKEKVLITCSRRITYRYRHLMQDILSLLPHAKKDSKVESKQSKGNALNELLELRSCSSCLFFECRKQKDLYLWMVKSPGGPSVKFLVNAVHTMEELKLTGNHLKGSQPLLTFSTNFDEQPHWMLVKEMITQIFATPKDHRKAKPFHDHVFAFSIIDGHVWFRNYQISVPHNEIDKVDKGGLDKMTLIEVGPRFCLNPIKIFGGSFGGPMWYENPYYISPNQIRALEKRQKAGKYVKKVKAKVRRKMHEMENTLEPDEFAELWKGE; from the exons ATGGCGAAGAAGCGGAAGCGCACCGACGCCCCCGCAGAGGCTGCGGGAGCGGAGAAGCCCGACGACTCCGCGCCGGAGCGACCGCCGCGCACGCTCTTCGGCTTTAAGGACCCGGCCCCCGATGCCGAGCCCGCCTCcgcggtcgcggcggcgccgttccgGAACAAGGAAAAGGTGCTCATCACCTGCTCCCGCCGCATCACGTACAG GTACCGGCATCTGATGCAGGACATCCTGTCGCTGCTTCCTCACGCCAAGAAGGACAGCAAGGTCGAGTCGAAGCAGAGTAAAGGAAACGCGCTAAACGAGCTGCTCGAGCTCAGGAGCTGCTCCAGCTGCCTCTTCTTCGAG TGCAGAAAACAGAAGGACCTTTACCTTTGGATGGTCAAGTCTCCTGGAGGACCATCAGTGAAATTTCTAGTTAATGCAG TTCACACTATGGAGGAGTTGAAGCTTACTGGTAACCATCTAAAAGGGTCACAGCCGCTTCTTactttttctacaaattttgatGAGCAACCTCATTGGATGCTTGTGAAGGAAATGATAACTCAG ATATTTGCTACTCCTAAAGATCACCGTAAAGCCAAACCCTTCCATGACCATGTGTTTGCCTTCTCCATCATTGATGGTCATGTTTGGTTTCGGAACTACCAG ATCTCTGTTCCCCACAATGAGATTGACAAAGTTGATAAAGGAGGTCTCGATAAAATGACACTTATTGAG GTTGGCCCCAGGTTCTGTTTGAATCCAATCAAAATATTTGGTGGTAGTTTCGGTGGTCCTATGTGGTATGAGAATCCATATTATATTTCTCCCAATCAG ATCCGTGCACTAGAGAAGCGGCAGAAGGCAGGCAAATATGTCAAGAAGGTTAAGGCCAAGGTGAGGAGGAAGATGCATGAGATGGAGAACACCCTGGAGCCTGATGAGTTTGCTGAACTCTGGAAAGGGGAGTAG
- the LOC120656268 gene encoding AP2-associated protein kinase 1-like, which yields MRRLNPFGGKAQSGLEGRTIDVGNVKITVRNAIAEGGFSCVYLACDTVHPSKSYALKHIICNDSESLDLVMKEIQVMNLLKGHPNVVTLVAHDVFDIGRTKEAPLVMEFCEKSLVSAMESRGSGYYEEKKALLIFRDVCNAVFAMHGQSPPIAHRDLKAENILLGFDGAWKICDFGSTSTNHKCFNKPEEMGIEEDIIRKHTTPAYRAPEMWDLYRREVISEKVDIWALGCLLYRICYFKSAFDGESKLQILNGNYRIPEQPKYSTAVTGLIKDMLEASPNSRPGITQVWFRVNELLPLELQKRLPDGPSSAISMSLQDEGAHKRTHVMPRRNPPPPPREQSNSSLLHGSSGAGDAPLGAFWATQHAQGAQAADNRKTLFDEEPIKPSLSSKQNQSRVDTSISIPGDRHGHSGQLSRTSKAPSNSVPNNGFTGVSDTNLFTETQSSVKLKVHQPQPKPKCDKDPFSSFVADFDTHNLNIAASRASELELEVSSLKEQLKKTTLQKDEMTAKYEKLSAICRSQRQEIQELKRTLAETTPPSNKVSSRTQDSRSQRKEKIGGTVWELEQGMLASNSSSASSDAKTWQAFPDTKAQARPKVDHATNGRQNLTRNTSPGPSPDAWGFGTDNFRSSAAAVNTATQINNRAAGQGSSSQRFSAEVAKKVEQPSGWAGF from the exons ATGCGGAGGCTCAATCCCTTTGGGGGGAAAGCACAGAGTGGGTTGGAAGGTCGGACCATTGATGTTGGAAATGTGAAGATTACAGTACGAAATGCCATTGCAGAAGGAGGTTTCTCTTGTGTATATCTGGCATGTGACACAGTACATCCATCAAAGTCATACGCATTGAAGCACATTATTTGCAATGATTCGGAATCGCTTGATCTTGTCATGAAGGAAATCCAGGTTATGAACCTCCTCAAAGGGCATCCTAATGTGGTCACACTTGTTGCGCATGACGTTTTTGATATAGGCCGCACAAAGGAGGCACCTCTTGTGATGGAGTTCTGTGAGAAGTCCTTGGTGAGTGCAATGGAAAGCAGAGGTAGTGGTTACTATGAGGAGAAGAAGGCACTTTTAATTTTCAGAGATGTCTGCAATGCTGTTTTTGCGATGCATGGACAGTCACCACCAATTGCACATAG GGATCTGAAAGCTGAAAATATTCTTCTTGGATTTGACGGTGCATGGAAAATATGCGATTTTGGAAGCACGTCAACAAATCATAAATGCTTCAACAAACCAGAAGAGATGGGAATTGAGGAAGATATCATTAGGAAACATACAACCCCGGCATACAGGGCCCCTGAG ATGTGGGATCTCTACAGAAGAGAAGTTATTAGTGAGAAAGTCGACATTTGG GCCTTGGGATGCCTTTTATATAGAATATGCTACTTTAAGTCTGCATTTGATGGAGAATCCAAGTTGCAGATACTCAATGGCAATTATCGTATCCCTGAGCAACCCAAGTATAGCACCGCTGTCACAGGGTTGATCAAAGATATGCTGGAAGCGTCTCCAAATTCGAGGCCAGGCATCACGCAG GTCTGGTTTCGTGTTAACGAGCTACTGCCGCTGGAGTTACAGAAAAGATTACCTGATGGACCTTCATCAGCCATTTCCATGAGTTTGCAAGATGAAG GTGCTCATAAAAGAACACATGTGATGCCTAGAAGGaaccctcctccgcctccaagAGAGCAATCTAATAGTTCTTTATTGCATGGAAGCTCAGGGGCAGGAGATGCACCTTTAGGTGCATTTTGGGCGACGCAGCATGCACAAGGTGCTCAAGCTGCGGATAATAGGAAAACTCTGTTTGACGAGGAGCCAATTAAGCCATCACTGTCATCAAAGCAGAACCAAAGCAGGGTGGACACCAGCATCAGTATCCCTGGGGATAGGCATGGTCATTCTGGTCAATTGTCACGAACAAGTAAAGCACCAAGTAACTCTGTGCCCAATAATGGATTCACAGGTGTCTCTGACACAAATTTGTTCACGGAGACACAAAGTTCTGTGAAACTTAAAGTACACCAACCTCAGCCGAAACCAAAATGTGATAAAGATCCATTCAGCAGCTTTGTTGCAGATTTTGATACACACAATCTCAACATTGCTGCTAGTAGGGCATCTGAACTTGAACTTGAAGTGTCCAGTCTGAAAGAGCAGTTGAAGAAAACCACATTGCAGAAGGATGAGATGACAGCCAAGTATGAAAAACTATCTGCAATATGCCGATCGCAGCGTCAGGAGATCCAAGAACTGAAGCGCACTCTTGCTGAGACAACACCTCCATCAAACAAAGTCAGCTCAAGGACACAAGACTCTAGATCTCAG CGAAAGGAAAAGATTGGAGGAACAGTGTGGGAGCTTGAACAAGGAATGCTTGCAAGCAACTCTTCATCAGCCAGTTCTGATGCCAAAACATGGCAGGCATTCCCTGACACAAAGGCCCAGGCTCGACCGAAGGTCGATCATGCAACTAACGGGAGGCAAAACCTAACCAGGAACACAAGCCCAGGTCCTTCTCCTGATGCCTGGGGTTTTGGCACCGATAATTTCAGATCATCTGCAGCAGCAGTAAACACTGCTACTCAGATCA